CGACAGCTACTTCCAGGGCGACCGGGAGGACGTCGGCGAGCTCAGGGGGTGAGCCCCAGCTCAGCCATCGAGACCGGCAGCGACGCGCTCTGGCCCTCGGTCGGTCCGGTCCACGTCAGCGTCGTGCAGCCGTCCTGGACCTGGACGACATCGCCCCGGTCGGTGCCGAGCAGCAGCGACAGCGGCTCGTCCGGCGGGGTGCACTTCGCGAGCCTCAGCGGCCCGGGGTCGGCCCACGCATCGGCCACCCGCTGGACCTGCTCCTCGGTGAGGGGCTCGGCCGGCTGGTCCCCGAACCCGCGGCACACCGCGCCCGAGGTGATCCGCTCGTGGCCGGGGCGCGCCGCGCTGGACGCGGGGAGGGCCGCACAGTCGAACGCGCCGATGTAGGGACGCCCGGCGGCCAGGCCGTCGCGCTGTGCCGCCAGGGCGTCGAGGTAGGCGCCGAGGAGGTCGCCGCCGTCGACCTGGCGGCCGTCGATCCCCGCGGGGGAGCACATCGTGGCGGGCACCTCGACCGTCGATCCGTCGGCGTAGCCGAAGAGCAGCAGCTGGCGCAGCGGGATGACGTCGATCGCGGCACAGCGGCCCGGGTCGAAGTCGTCGAGTGCCGCGACCCGCGCCGGCAGGCCGTCGAGCTCGACGAGCCCGTCGGCACCCGGCCCGGCCTGCTCCGCGCACAGGCGCACGCCGACCAGGCCGTCGTACGACGGCACCTCGGGCGTGGTGGTGGGCATCCGGAAGGGATCCGGGCACGCCGGGACGGCGTACGGGTCCGGGTCGCGAGCCACGGGCGGATCCTCGTCACCCCCCGTGCTCGCGAGCGTGCCGGCCAGCCCGATTGCCAGGACGGCCGTCGCGAGTCCCGCGCCGACCGCGCGTCCGCGATTGCGGCGGCGCCGCGCCCTCGCCGCCAGCGCGTGCGGCTCGAACACCGGCGCATCGTCGGGCACGGCCCGCGCCAACATCTCGCGCAGTCGCTCAGTCATCGCTCTCCTCCAGCAGTCCGGACGCGCGGAGGCTGCGCAGGGCGCGGGACGTCTGGCTCTTGACGGTCCCGACGCCGATCCCGAGCGCGGCCGCGGTCTGCGCCTCGGTCAGGTCGTCGAAGTAGCGCAGGACCACGACCGCGCGCTGGCCCCGGGGGAGCCGGGCGAGCGCGGCCAGCACGTCCTGTCGCAACCCGGGATCCGTGGACTCCGCCGGGGCGGGCTCGGGGAGCTCCGAGGTCGGCAGCTCACCGTTCCACCGGCGCCGCCACCAGTCGGTGTACGTCGTCAGCATGGTGCGTCGCACATAGGCCTCGACCGCCTCGGCGTCGGCGATCCGATCCCAGCGCCGCCAGCACTTCAGGAGTGCCGTCTGGACCAGGTCCTCGGCCCGGTGCCGGTCGCCGGTCAGCAGCCACGCGCTGCGCCACAGCGCGCGGCCGCGGGCGGCGACGTACTCGTCGAACGACGGCAGCCGGCCGGTCGTCTCGTCGAGCACGGGTACAGCGTCGCGCATTCTCCACCTCCAGGAGGCAGGACGGGCTGGGTGCGCGAAAGGGTTGTCAGCCGATCTCGGCGGGCTCGCCGGTGTCAGGGGGCGTTGACGTCGGTCCGATGGTGTCGGTCAGGCGGCGGTGTGGTCGAGGACGAAATGGGTGACCATGATGTCGGTGCGGGTCGGTGTGTCGTCACCGGTGGTGGGGGTGACCCGGCGGGTGCCGGTCGGGTCGATGAGGTAGTGGGCCCCGTAGGGATCGCGCCAGATCACGATCCCGGGGAACGGATGTCGTGCTTCCCAACCGGCGTGGGTCTTGACCCGGTGGTGGGTACGCGTCAACGGCCCCAGGTTGCCGATGCTGGTCGGCCCGCCCTCGCTGTAGGGGACCGCATGGTCCAGATCGACGTTGCGGGTGGTGTTCGCAGCGAACGGGAACACGTCGGCGGGATGGATCAGGTGCACCGCCTCACGCAGCCGCGCGGGGATCTCATAGGCATCGACCGGTGCCTGGCCAGGTAGATCGATGACGGGGGTGATCCGGACTCTCGCTCCCGCCTCACCGAGCAGTCGCATCATCCGGGCGATGGTGACCGGACCGTGGCCCTCGAGACGGGCGATGGGTGAGTCGGCGTACAGGTGCAGGTACACCGTGGCCCGGACCTTCACCGGCCCGTCCGAGAGGTCGAGGTCGGCGTGTGCGGTGGGATTGAGCAACAACGCCGCCGCTGCAACCCGGCGGTCGTTGGAGTCCGCGTCGGGCAACTGGTCCTTCAACCTCTCCGCGACCGCGCTCACCGCAGCATCGATCCCCGCGATGGTGAGTGCGTCGGCACGGATGGTGAACGTGGCCATCCCGTGCTTGTTGACCCGCGACATGCGGGCACACCGCTCCTTCGCCGCAGCCTCCTCCCGGACCCGAGCCAACTCCGGCGCGGCGGCGGCGACCTTGCCGTCCACCACGGACTCGAACCTCGACCACGCCAACCGGCCGTCCGCGACCTCATGGACCTCGGCGTCGACCCAGGCTGCTTCCTCAGGAGTGAGGTCGCGGGTCGCGGCCGCGACATGGCGGGCATGCGGCACCCGCACCGTGCCGGCCCGGACCCCGGCCCACAGCCTCGGGAGGCGGAGGTGGAGGTCGACCGCATCCGCGATCAACCGGCGCGCGCCATAGGGACTCAGCTGGACCCGGGCCCCGAACGCCGCCGCAGCATGCTCGGTGACCAGCGGCGTACCGGCCCCACCCGCTGGTCTCGCTCGTGACCGGCCCCGCCGATCCGAGGCTGGCAGCCGGTCGGGATGGTGCAGCACCGCCCACTGATACGCCGCCCGCAACACCTCACGCTCAGCCTCCAGACGCGCGGCGTGCTGGCGCTCGACGAACTCGAGCACCCCCACCGCCGACAGGTCCTCAAGACCCGCCACCGTCCCATCACTGACCATGCCGGCATCAAACACAGGGGGTCCGACACAACCCCGGGAACCCGCCGGACACGCCAGCGGCGCCGGTCCCGAAGGACCGACGCCGCCGACCGACGGAGTCGGTGCTCAGCCCATCGCCGCCTGCTGGCAGGTGGCCTGCGCGTTGGTGAACAGCTCGACGTCCGCCGGGTCGATGCCGGTCGGGTCGCTGTCGGCGAGCGCCTGGAGGGTCTTCGCCGACGCGTCGTCGTACACCTCGTCGATGAAGCAGGAGAGCACCTTCTCGATGACGCCCTCGGGCATGTCGATACCGGCCTGCTCGCTGGTCTCCTTCACGATGTCGCCGTACCCGGCGACGACGTCGTCGCGCGACGGCTTGTCGCCGTCGGCCTCGGGCGCGTCGCCGGTGTCGTCGTCGGTATCGGCGTCGGTGTCGGACTCCTGGGTCTCGGTGCTCTGCGAGGACTTCTCCTCGGTGTCGGGCTTGTCCGCGTCGTCACTGCCGCAGGCGGTCAGCAGGCCGGAGAGTCCGACGGTCGCCGCCAGGAGCAGGCCCGGGATTCGTGTACGCATGTCTCGTTGTCTCCTCGATCGGATGGAGGCCTCGCTTTGGTGGGGCCTCACCGGGACCGTCCTACCCATCCGCCGTGGGGCGAACCCATGATCTTCCTCGCCCGGTGCCGCTGTCGGCGCGGTGTGGCAGATTTCCTGTCGTGGCCCGCCCGACCCGTCCCGACGTCCCCGGCGCGTACGTCGCGCGCCTGCGCGCGATCTTCGCGCGGCTGCCGGAGTGCCGTGAGGAGGACGCCTGGGTCGGTGTGCGCTGGCGCGTGGCGGGCACGACCGCCACCGTCGCGCACGTCTTCGGTGGTGAGGACCAGCTGTTCCGGATCGTCCTGCGCGCCGAGCCGGAGGAGGTGATGGCCTTCCAGCACCTCGGGGCGCCGTACTTCAAGGCCGAGTGGGGTGGCAATGTCGTCGGCCTGCTGATCGACGACGACACCGACTGGGAGGAGCTCGCCGAGCTGCTCACCGACTCGTTCTGCCTGCAGGCGCCGCAGCGCCTGGTCGACCTCGTCGACCGACCCGGGGCCTGAGCGGCCGCTCAGCCCTCGGCGGAGCGGGACCAGCCCTGCTCCGTCTCGTCGAGCGGCGCCCACTTCGGGA
This region of Nocardioides sp. L-11A genomic DNA includes:
- a CDS encoding SigE family RNA polymerase sigma factor, producing MRDAVPVLDETTGRLPSFDEYVAARGRALWRSAWLLTGDRHRAEDLVQTALLKCWRRWDRIADAEAVEAYVRRTMLTTYTDWWRRRWNGELPTSELPEPAPAESTDPGLRQDVLAALARLPRGQRAVVVLRYFDDLTEAQTAAALGIGVGTVKSQTSRALRSLRASGLLEESDD
- a CDS encoding DUF222 domain-containing protein, yielding MVSDGTVAGLEDLSAVGVLEFVERQHAARLEAEREVLRAAYQWAVLHHPDRLPASDRRGRSRARPAGGAGTPLVTEHAAAAFGARVQLSPYGARRLIADAVDLHLRLPRLWAGVRAGTVRVPHARHVAAATRDLTPEEAAWVDAEVHEVADGRLAWSRFESVVDGKVAAAAPELARVREEAAAKERCARMSRVNKHGMATFTIRADALTIAGIDAAVSAVAERLKDQLPDADSNDRRVAAAALLLNPTAHADLDLSDGPVKVRATVYLHLYADSPIARLEGHGPVTIARMMRLLGEAGARVRITPVIDLPGQAPVDAYEIPARLREAVHLIHPADVFPFAANTTRNVDLDHAVPYSEGGPTSIGNLGPLTRTHHRVKTHAGWEARHPFPGIVIWRDPYGAHYLIDPTGTRRVTPTTGDDTPTRTDIMVTHFVLDHTAA
- a CDS encoding MmcQ/YjbR family DNA-binding protein, with the translated sequence MARPTRPDVPGAYVARLRAIFARLPECREEDAWVGVRWRVAGTTATVAHVFGGEDQLFRIVLRAEPEEVMAFQHLGAPYFKAEWGGNVVGLLIDDDTDWEELAELLTDSFCLQAPQRLVDLVDRPGA